Proteins from a single region of Runella sp. SP2:
- a CDS encoding FAD-dependent oxidoreductase, protein MKKHLLVLLSVLIQCAYQSHAQEVDICVYGGTSAGVIAAYTAAKSGKKVLLIEPSRHLGGLSSGGLGQTDIGNKYAITGVARDFYRKIGQHYGKFEQWTFEPHVAEQLFNDYIKSANVPVWLEHRLVRVQKQGEKIQAIEVTASESKGEKVRLVKAKMFIDCTYEGDLMAQAGVSYIVGREANSQYNETWNGVQMHDKHQFPEGIDPYKTPGDPSSGLLWGISTEALAPTGSGDKLLQAYNFRLCLTKDPVNRIPITKPARYDSTMYELLLRQVAVEKPAHINWGVLHIADMPNSKTDINNKGGLSTDMIGMNHSFAEADFQTRKKIIKEHEDYTKGFLYFVGHDPRMPQHLRQQMLEWGYPKDEYLDNNHFSHQIYVREARRMVGDYVMTQHNCEGREIVKDGIGMAAYTMDSHNCQRILFKNPTTGKMEVRNEGDVQVGGFPPYPISYRSLIPRKSECQNLFVPVCLSATHIAYGSIRMEPVFMALGQASAMAAVQAINSKKAIQEIDVETLQRTLKTNPLVDGSQPEILLDNDVTPTNIQVVGDWQTLKTGSKYAATQLTDNSLGKTVKSVRFTPEIPQNGEYELYIYNPNPTGGGGNPGDAQNQSKASKTKLKVKAANQERELVISTREQVSDWIRVGSFSLAKGNGNFVEITNQDTDGIVVADAVLFVPQRTVRR, encoded by the coding sequence ATGAAAAAACACCTATTGGTCTTACTTAGCGTTCTTATTCAGTGTGCGTATCAAAGCCATGCGCAAGAAGTAGATATCTGTGTATATGGCGGAACTTCGGCGGGCGTCATTGCCGCTTATACTGCGGCCAAATCAGGAAAAAAAGTCCTTTTAATTGAGCCTAGTCGGCATTTAGGCGGCCTTAGTTCGGGTGGACTGGGTCAAACCGATATCGGAAATAAGTACGCAATTACGGGCGTGGCCCGCGATTTTTACCGTAAAATAGGCCAGCACTATGGTAAGTTTGAGCAATGGACGTTTGAGCCACACGTGGCCGAGCAGTTATTTAATGACTATATCAAAAGCGCTAACGTACCCGTTTGGCTCGAACATCGTTTAGTAAGAGTTCAAAAACAAGGAGAAAAAATTCAGGCCATTGAAGTAACTGCTTCCGAATCAAAAGGGGAAAAAGTACGTCTCGTAAAAGCTAAAATGTTTATCGACTGTACCTATGAGGGCGATTTGATGGCCCAAGCTGGAGTTAGTTACATCGTTGGACGTGAAGCCAATAGCCAATACAACGAAACCTGGAATGGGGTACAAATGCACGACAAGCACCAATTCCCTGAAGGCATTGACCCGTACAAAACTCCTGGTGATCCTTCAAGCGGATTGCTTTGGGGAATTTCTACGGAAGCACTAGCCCCAACAGGTTCGGGTGATAAGCTATTGCAAGCCTATAATTTTCGGTTGTGTTTGACCAAAGACCCTGTCAATCGAATTCCGATTACCAAGCCAGCGCGCTATGATTCAACGATGTATGAATTGTTGTTGCGACAAGTGGCCGTCGAGAAACCTGCGCACATCAACTGGGGGGTATTGCACATTGCTGATATGCCCAATTCAAAGACGGATATTAACAACAAAGGAGGTCTTTCAACGGATATGATTGGTATGAATCATTCGTTTGCCGAAGCGGATTTCCAAACCCGAAAAAAAATTATCAAAGAGCACGAAGACTACACCAAGGGATTTTTGTATTTCGTGGGTCACGACCCCAGAATGCCACAACATTTGCGTCAACAAATGCTCGAATGGGGATACCCCAAAGATGAGTACCTCGACAATAACCACTTTTCGCACCAAATCTACGTCCGTGAGGCGCGCCGAATGGTGGGAGATTACGTGATGACGCAGCATAATTGTGAAGGCCGAGAAATTGTGAAAGATGGTATCGGAATGGCGGCCTATACGATGGATTCACACAACTGCCAGCGGATACTTTTTAAAAACCCTACCACGGGAAAAATGGAGGTTCGTAACGAGGGCGATGTACAAGTGGGCGGTTTCCCCCCCTACCCGATTAGCTATCGATCCTTAATTCCTCGCAAATCGGAATGTCAAAACTTGTTTGTCCCCGTATGCTTGTCAGCGACGCACATTGCTTATGGCTCTATTCGGATGGAACCTGTATTTATGGCACTTGGGCAAGCGTCGGCGATGGCGGCAGTTCAGGCCATCAACAGTAAAAAGGCTATTCAAGAAATAGATGTAGAAACACTTCAAAGAACGCTAAAAACCAATCCACTTGTAGATGGTAGCCAGCCCGAAATTTTATTGGACAACGACGTCACTCCTACAAATATCCAAGTCGTTGGTGATTGGCAAACCCTGAAAACGGGAAGTAAGTATGCTGCTACGCAGTTGACAGACAACTCCCTTGGGAAAACAGTAAAATCAGTTCGGTTTACGCCCGAAATTCCCCAAAACGGAGAATACGAACTCTATATATACAACCCCAATCCAACGGGGGGCGGTGGCAACCCAGGCGATGCCCAAAATCAATCCAAAGCAAGCAAAACAAAGCTAAAAGTAAAGGCCGCGAACCAAGAGCGAGAATTGGTCATTTCGACCCGAGAACAAGTGAGCGATTGGATTCGAGTAGGGAGTTTTTCACTGGCCAAAGGGAACGGTAACTTTGTCGAAATAACCAACCAAGATACAGATGGTATCGTTGTCGCAGATGCGGTACTGTTTGTTCCGCAGCGCACAGTCAGACGATAG
- a CDS encoding serpin family protein: MKSPSFFQSVMVIAATLFLLWAALGCTSSSNSDEVTPIGIPSKFSSQTNEFAFEFFKTLNNETAQKSKNVFVSPLSLHTALGMLLNGANGKTADEIQQTLKLSGISTTEANQIYQKLMEALPQADPKVTLGLANSVWYRNTFQPETDFLNTMKSWFKADVTSYTGSDASPLNQWASDKTNGKIKKVLDNIEPQMVMFLMNALYFKGDWKTSFSEKLTSDYPFQLTDTQTKNVKMMFLEDNVRVGTRATYFAYELPYGNGQYTMTVIVPKDGNQVANLIANFSANEWTQLQESMKEIPKAKIGLPKFTLEYEVKLNSVLQTMGMPTAFIPGVADLTKISSKGGLNVGFVKQNTFVAVDEKGTEAAAVTTIGIELTSVGPNNYYHADRPFMFVISEKTSNTILFMGKMLDPS; encoded by the coding sequence ATGAAATCGCCTTCTTTTTTCCAAAGTGTCATGGTCATTGCGGCCACGCTTTTTTTACTTTGGGCAGCCTTAGGTTGCACCTCTTCGAGTAATTCTGATGAAGTGACTCCCATCGGCATCCCATCGAAGTTTTCTAGCCAAACCAACGAATTTGCATTTGAGTTTTTCAAAACATTAAACAACGAAACCGCTCAAAAAAGCAAAAACGTTTTTGTGTCTCCCTTGAGCTTGCACACAGCCCTCGGAATGCTACTCAATGGTGCCAACGGAAAAACGGCCGACGAAATCCAGCAAACGCTCAAACTCAGCGGAATATCAACGACCGAGGCCAACCAAATTTACCAAAAACTGATGGAAGCATTGCCACAAGCCGACCCTAAAGTGACGCTTGGCTTGGCCAATTCGGTGTGGTATCGAAATACGTTTCAGCCAGAAACAGATTTCCTAAATACCATGAAATCTTGGTTCAAAGCAGACGTCACTTCTTACACAGGGAGTGATGCTTCTCCACTCAACCAATGGGCCAGCGACAAGACAAACGGAAAGATAAAAAAAGTACTGGACAACATCGAACCACAAATGGTGATGTTTTTGATGAATGCCCTCTATTTTAAGGGTGATTGGAAAACCAGTTTCTCCGAAAAACTAACATCGGATTATCCGTTCCAACTGACCGATACCCAAACGAAAAACGTGAAAATGATGTTTTTGGAAGACAATGTCAGGGTAGGTACTCGTGCTACTTACTTTGCGTATGAACTTCCGTACGGCAATGGCCAATATACCATGACGGTGATTGTTCCTAAAGATGGCAATCAAGTGGCTAATTTGATTGCCAATTTTTCGGCCAACGAATGGACACAATTACAAGAATCAATGAAAGAGATTCCAAAAGCTAAAATTGGATTACCCAAGTTTACTTTAGAGTACGAAGTAAAGCTAAACAGTGTTCTTCAAACCATGGGAATGCCGACGGCTTTTATCCCTGGTGTCGCTGATTTGACCAAAATTAGTTCTAAGGGTGGCTTAAACGTCGGATTTGTAAAACAAAATACTTTTGTGGCCGTCGATGAAAAAGGTACGGAAGCTGCCGCTGTCACTACGATTGGCATAGAACTGACCTCCGTAGGGCCTAATAATTACTACCACGCCGACCGTCCGTTTATGTTTGTCATCAGTGAAAAAACGTCTAATACCATTTTGTTTATGGGCAAAATGCTGGATCCGTCTTAA
- a CDS encoding RNA polymerase sigma factor — translation MVKILQLFTNESQLVKALQKGDPKAQRYFYEKYSARMLAVCVRYLTDQMEAEDVMIEGFMKVFERIDQYKGEGSFEGWMRRLITNEALMRLRTRRHIEIDIDAPEVHQQVHFEGIENNLEVEDLMAILAKLPTGYRTVFNLYAIEGYSHAEIAEQLGINESTSKSQLHRARALLQQMVSEVEGLKWKA, via the coding sequence ATGGTGAAAATATTACAACTATTCACAAACGAGAGCCAATTGGTCAAAGCCTTACAAAAAGGCGATCCCAAGGCGCAGCGGTATTTCTACGAGAAGTACTCCGCTCGAATGTTGGCAGTTTGTGTACGTTACCTGACCGATCAGATGGAAGCTGAGGATGTAATGATAGAGGGATTTATGAAGGTTTTTGAACGAATTGACCAATATAAGGGAGAAGGGAGTTTTGAGGGGTGGATGCGTCGCCTTATTACCAACGAAGCTTTGATGCGTTTGAGAACGCGGCGCCACATTGAAATCGACATTGACGCCCCCGAAGTACACCAGCAGGTTCACTTTGAAGGTATTGAAAACAATCTAGAAGTGGAAGACTTGATGGCCATCTTGGCAAAGTTGCCTACGGGTTATCGGACGGTTTTCAACTTGTATGCCATTGAAGGGTATTCTCATGCTGAGATTGCTGAACAGTTAGGGATAAATGAAAGTACCTCAAAGTCCCAGTTGCACCGTGCAAGGGCTTTGTTGCAGCAAATGGTTTCTGAAGTAGAAGGTTTAAAATGGAAAGCTTAA
- a CDS encoding outer membrane beta-barrel protein — translation MKNVITAIVLTVVTSIAAYAEKYTVQGDTLIVQFGNNTRLIVQAKDKSEIRNLKQYDLNKIIRDLGATLDSSGKETYIYINGENGRKYLKDTVLVISRKDGEVKISINDSSAEKKEEKYEKDNDASSSHDDGKITRSVTRRYKSPRNGFDVLVGLNTYAQNTPLAYNKEDYDLLPWGSRFVSLSWVRGAAISRGRDASLGLDLGVDVAWYNLMFDGNNTVRKDANAISFPTASNDLHKSKLTAAYINLSLMPTLAIHRGPISYLSVGMYGGYRLDSYTKTQETRKGRSERIHSNYYLNNFRYGFGAELGIRHFPDLFMQYDLGELFQTNKGPEVRMISFGIRL, via the coding sequence ATGAAAAATGTAATAACAGCCATCGTTTTAACCGTAGTGACTAGCATTGCTGCCTACGCCGAAAAGTACACCGTTCAGGGAGATACGCTCATTGTTCAGTTTGGGAACAATACCCGACTCATTGTTCAAGCCAAAGACAAGTCGGAGATTCGTAACCTAAAACAGTACGACCTCAATAAAATCATTCGCGATTTGGGAGCTACGCTTGATTCCAGCGGTAAGGAAACTTACATTTATATCAACGGAGAAAACGGTCGTAAGTACTTAAAAGATACCGTTTTGGTAATCAGCCGTAAAGACGGAGAAGTGAAAATTTCGATTAATGACTCTTCGGCAGAAAAGAAGGAAGAAAAGTACGAAAAAGACAATGATGCGTCGTCTAGTCACGATGATGGTAAAATTACGAGAAGCGTCACTCGGCGCTACAAAAGCCCACGAAATGGGTTTGATGTACTCGTCGGACTGAACACCTACGCCCAAAATACGCCGCTTGCTTACAACAAGGAAGATTATGACTTGTTACCTTGGGGGTCGCGATTTGTAAGCTTGAGTTGGGTAAGAGGTGCGGCTATCAGCCGAGGAAGAGATGCCTCACTGGGGCTTGATCTGGGGGTAGATGTAGCGTGGTATAATTTGATGTTTGACGGAAACAATACCGTTCGTAAAGACGCCAATGCCATTAGCTTTCCAACGGCCTCAAATGACCTGCATAAGTCCAAACTCACGGCGGCTTACATCAACCTATCCTTGATGCCAACGCTGGCGATTCACCGAGGCCCTATTTCTTATTTGAGCGTTGGAATGTATGGAGGTTATCGACTCGATAGCTACACCAAAACCCAAGAGACTAGAAAAGGACGCTCGGAGCGAATTCACTCTAATTATTACCTTAATAATTTCCGATATGGTTTCGGTGCTGAGTTAGGCATTCGCCATTTTCCTGACCTTTTTATGCAGTATGACTTAGGTGAACTGTTTCAAACTAACAAAGGGCCTGAGGTGCGAATGATTAGTTTCGGTATTCGTTTATAG
- the tuf gene encoding elongation factor Tu, whose amino-acid sequence MAKEQFDRSKPHVNVGTIGHVDHGKTTLTAAITKVLSEKGLAEKKDFSSIDSAPEEKERGITINTAHVEYQTVNRHYAHVDCPGHADYVKNMVTGAAQMDGAILVVAATDGPMPQTREHILLARQVGVPQLVVFMNKVDMVDDPELLELVEMEIRELLSFYEFDGDNIPVIQGSALGGLNGDAKWVATIDALMEAVDSFIPTPARDTDKPFLMPVEDVFTITGRGTVATGRIERGIINSGEPVEILGMGAENLKSTVTGVEMFRKILDRGEAGDNVGLLLRGIEKSDIRRGMVICKPGSVKPHDKFKAEVYILSKEEGGRHTPFFNNYRPQFYFRTTDVTGIITLPAGVEMVMPGDNLTITVELINSIAMEKGLRFAIREGGRTVGAGQVTEIL is encoded by the coding sequence ATGGCAAAAGAACAATTCGACCGGAGTAAACCTCACGTAAACGTAGGTACAATCGGTCACGTTGACCACGGTAAAACTACTTTGACTGCTGCTATCACCAAAGTTCTTTCAGAAAAAGGTTTGGCAGAAAAGAAAGATTTCTCGTCGATTGACTCCGCTCCAGAAGAAAAAGAGCGCGGTATCACTATCAACACTGCGCACGTAGAATATCAAACAGTAAACCGTCACTATGCTCACGTTGACTGCCCAGGTCACGCTGACTACGTGAAAAACATGGTTACTGGTGCTGCCCAAATGGACGGTGCCATCCTTGTAGTAGCTGCTACTGACGGTCCAATGCCACAAACTCGTGAGCACATCCTTCTTGCTCGTCAGGTAGGTGTACCTCAGTTGGTTGTTTTCATGAACAAAGTTGACATGGTTGACGATCCAGAGTTGTTGGAACTTGTTGAAATGGAAATCCGTGAGTTGTTGTCATTCTACGAATTCGACGGCGATAACATTCCAGTTATTCAAGGTTCAGCTCTTGGTGGTTTGAACGGTGACGCGAAATGGGTTGCTACTATCGATGCTTTGATGGAAGCTGTAGATAGCTTTATCCCAACTCCTGCTCGTGATACAGATAAGCCATTCTTGATGCCAGTTGAAGACGTGTTCACGATCACTGGTCGTGGTACTGTAGCAACAGGCCGTATCGAGCGTGGTATCATCAACTCTGGTGAGCCTGTAGAAATCTTGGGTATGGGAGCTGAAAACCTTAAGTCAACTGTGACTGGGGTTGAAATGTTCCGTAAAATCCTTGACCGTGGTGAAGCTGGTGACAACGTAGGTTTGCTCCTCCGTGGTATTGAAAAATCAGATATCCGTCGTGGTATGGTTATCTGTAAGCCAGGTTCGGTTAAGCCTCACGACAAATTCAAAGCTGAGGTTTATATCTTGTCAAAGGAAGAAGGTGGTCGTCACACGCCATTCTTTAACAACTACCGTCCGCAGTTCTATTTCCGTACAACTGACGTAACAGGTATCATCACTTTGCCAGCTGGCGTTGAGATGGTTATGCCTGGTGATAACTTAACAATCACTGTTGAGCTTATCAACTCAATTGCAATGGAAAAAGGTCTTCGTTTCGCGATTCGCGAAGGTGGACGTACGGTAGGTGCTGGTCAGGTAACTGAAATCCTTTAA
- a CDS encoding 7TM diverse intracellular signaling domain-containing protein: MCTITVRAQVPVLHLTDKMIDTELWKHPALQYLADTSQKLTVQQLRKDTSVFFKSPLGISADLGFRDQDVWLRFKVKKQTDRQIHWVISNDYPMVEELDVFVFNEQTGEVNHQTLKEAIPGYQRNINVHQCAIPLELAPRVLYSVYIKLRTGDAKKIQFRVAETYHFYETYLDELWFWSGHLGFVICMIVVQLVFLLVTKERNFLLYLLFLMGYLLVAIVGGYGIIDQLLWPNHVWLKGYSIVIAVVISNFLGVLFYAHALHLRVLAPTLYKLMRIDAIASVVLSIWIFFFEGLISPNVYSCAIIIVFFCLVSISCIVSYRRGNPSAIYYLFGTLSYFIGVIVVLLWTLAYLTPNLFVINAMHIGSMFEMVFFMWALADDYRRTREEREQSQKELIHTLRTQNEEISKAQIKGQTLERKRVAADLHDSLGGTLSAIRWTLSSINSESLTEQEKHVYESLVEMTNEAQQRVRFLSHNLVPENLEADGLAISVEKLTEKLNRNNKTRFKTEINLDKKYDKQVEFELYSISLELINNIIKHSRAKEAVVRLYEQDNHLHLDIEDDGVGMQDYNHQGKGLGNIQERISSLRGTWQIESNGKGTHASAQVPIS; this comes from the coding sequence ATGTGTACGATTACCGTTCGGGCACAAGTTCCTGTATTACATCTTACTGATAAAATGATAGATACAGAGCTGTGGAAGCATCCTGCGCTTCAGTATTTGGCCGATACTTCTCAAAAATTGACAGTTCAACAGCTACGAAAAGACACCTCTGTTTTCTTCAAAAGCCCACTGGGCATTTCTGCTGATTTAGGTTTTAGAGACCAAGATGTTTGGCTACGTTTTAAGGTAAAAAAACAAACAGATAGACAGATTCATTGGGTAATTTCAAATGATTATCCAATGGTGGAAGAGCTTGATGTGTTTGTTTTTAACGAACAAACGGGAGAAGTGAATCACCAAACCTTAAAAGAAGCTATCCCAGGCTATCAGCGAAATATCAATGTGCATCAGTGTGCCATTCCTTTAGAACTTGCTCCGAGGGTGTTGTATTCTGTTTATATCAAGTTACGTACAGGAGACGCAAAGAAAATTCAGTTTAGAGTTGCCGAAACGTATCATTTTTACGAGACCTATCTCGATGAACTCTGGTTTTGGAGCGGGCATTTAGGGTTTGTAATTTGCATGATTGTCGTGCAATTGGTATTTCTACTGGTAACCAAAGAGCGAAACTTCTTGCTTTATCTCCTCTTTTTAATGGGATATTTATTGGTGGCCATTGTAGGAGGATACGGAATCATCGACCAGCTATTGTGGCCAAATCACGTTTGGTTGAAAGGCTATAGTATTGTGATTGCCGTCGTCATCAGCAATTTTTTAGGGGTGTTGTTTTACGCCCATGCACTTCATTTGCGCGTATTAGCCCCTACCCTCTACAAGTTGATGCGAATAGATGCGATTGCGTCGGTGGTACTAAGCATTTGGATTTTCTTTTTTGAAGGACTTATCAGCCCCAATGTTTATTCGTGCGCTATAATCATTGTCTTTTTCTGTTTGGTCTCTATTTCCTGCATTGTGAGTTATCGACGAGGTAATCCTTCGGCGATTTATTACCTTTTCGGGACGCTTTCTTATTTTATTGGGGTAATAGTTGTCTTGCTTTGGACTTTGGCTTACTTGACACCCAATCTGTTTGTTATCAACGCCATGCACATTGGCAGTATGTTTGAAATGGTGTTTTTTATGTGGGCATTGGCGGATGATTATCGTCGAACGCGTGAAGAGCGAGAACAATCCCAAAAAGAGCTAATTCATACGCTACGAACCCAAAACGAGGAAATCTCGAAAGCTCAAATTAAAGGACAAACCCTTGAAAGAAAGCGGGTTGCTGCTGATTTGCATGACTCGCTTGGTGGGACGCTCTCGGCAATTCGTTGGACATTATCATCAATCAACTCTGAAAGTTTGACAGAGCAGGAAAAACATGTGTATGAGTCACTAGTAGAAATGACCAATGAAGCGCAGCAGCGGGTTCGGTTTTTGAGTCATAACCTCGTGCCCGAAAATTTAGAAGCAGATGGGCTAGCAATAAGCGTGGAGAAACTGACAGAAAAGCTTAACCGAAATAATAAAACGCGATTTAAAACCGAGATAAACCTCGATAAAAAGTACGATAAACAAGTCGAGTTTGAGCTATACAGCATTTCGTTGGAGTTGATTAATAACATTATCAAGCATTCAAGAGCGAAAGAAGCAGTGGTCCGTCTTTATGAACAAGACAATCACTTACACCTTGACATTGAGGACGATGGAGTAGGAATGCAGGATTACAATCACCAAGGAAAAGGCTTAGGAAATATTCAAGAAAGGATTTCGTCGCTCAGAGGCACGTGGCAGATTGAATCCAACGGAAAAGGAACTCATGCGTCGGCGCAAGTGCCAATCTCCTGA
- a CDS encoding TCR/Tet family MFS transporter, with product MAEKRNSALLFIFITLLIDVTGIGIIIPVFPKLITELIHGDLSQASLYGGWLTFAYSVMQFIFSPILGGLSDQYGRRPVLLASLFGFGIDYIFLGFAPSIGWLFVGRLIAGVLGASFTTAGAYIADVSPPEKRAQNFGLIGAAFGLGFIIGPMLGGLLGQYGARVPFFVSAGLALLNWLYGYFVLPESLLPENRRPFDWKRANPVGSLRHLKKYPIIFGLVIPLVLIYIAGYATQSTWTYFTMERFGWDEKWVGYSLAFVGVMAALVQGGLTRTIIPRLGNTKSIYWGLSAYGISFFMYAFANQGWMLFAITILAALGGIATPALQAIMSNEVPANEQGELRGALTSLMSLTAVVGPVMMTSLFAYFTTSAAPIIFPGAPFAMGGVLTLLSLILVKQILSRK from the coding sequence ATGGCTGAAAAACGCAACTCTGCCCTTTTATTTATCTTTATAACGTTACTGATTGACGTAACAGGTATTGGGATAATTATTCCCGTCTTTCCTAAATTGATTACCGAGCTCATTCATGGTGATTTGTCCCAAGCCTCTCTATACGGTGGCTGGCTCACGTTTGCGTATTCGGTGATGCAGTTTATATTTTCCCCAATTTTGGGCGGTTTAAGCGACCAATACGGGCGTCGGCCTGTGTTATTAGCCTCTCTTTTCGGATTTGGAATAGATTACATCTTCTTGGGTTTTGCCCCGAGTATAGGATGGTTGTTTGTAGGACGCCTCATTGCTGGCGTTTTGGGGGCAAGTTTCACCACAGCAGGGGCGTACATTGCGGATGTGAGCCCACCTGAAAAAAGAGCCCAAAATTTTGGATTGATTGGCGCAGCTTTTGGTTTAGGGTTTATCATCGGCCCCATGCTTGGGGGGCTTCTTGGCCAGTATGGCGCCCGCGTTCCCTTTTTTGTATCGGCAGGCTTGGCACTATTAAACTGGCTATACGGGTATTTTGTACTACCAGAATCACTGCTTCCCGAAAACCGCCGTCCTTTTGATTGGAAGCGAGCCAATCCAGTGGGTTCATTGCGTCATTTAAAAAAGTATCCCATTATTTTTGGTTTGGTTATTCCACTGGTATTGATTTACATTGCAGGCTATGCTACGCAGAGTACCTGGACTTACTTTACCATGGAAAGATTTGGCTGGGATGAAAAATGGGTGGGGTATTCACTGGCATTTGTAGGAGTAATGGCTGCTCTTGTACAAGGTGGTTTAACCCGCACGATTATCCCCCGTTTGGGCAATACAAAATCCATTTATTGGGGATTAAGCGCCTACGGTATCAGCTTTTTTATGTACGCCTTTGCCAACCAAGGTTGGATGCTGTTTGCCATTACTATTTTGGCGGCATTAGGAGGAATTGCAACACCTGCGCTTCAAGCCATTATGTCAAATGAGGTGCCTGCCAATGAGCAAGGAGAGCTCAGGGGAGCGCTTACGAGTTTGATGAGCTTAACGGCCGTTGTAGGGCCAGTCATGATGACAAGCTTGTTTGCGTACTTTACCACTTCGGCTGCTCCTATTATTTTCCCAGGTGCGCCGTTTGCAATGGGTGGTGTTTTGACGCTCCTAAGTTTGATTTTAGTGAAACAAATTTTATCGCGTAAATGA
- the secE gene encoding preprotein translocase subunit SecE, protein MNSIVEFVKASWDEVRHNVTWPKLNDLQSSTTLVLLGSLIFAAVVGLMDFLFENALNFIYQSF, encoded by the coding sequence ATGAACTCAATTGTAGAATTTGTAAAAGCCTCATGGGACGAGGTTCGGCACAATGTCACTTGGCCCAAGCTTAATGACCTTCAATCTAGTACAACACTTGTACTCCTCGGCTCGCTTATTTTTGCGGCAGTGGTAGGTCTCATGGACTTCCTATTTGAGAACGCTCTCAATTTCATTTATCAGTCATTCTAG
- the nusG gene encoding transcription termination/antitermination protein NusG, with product MSNLNWYVIRAVSGQEKKIKSYLENEIVRQGLQEAIPEILIPTEKIVEMRNGKKRIREKNFFPGYIIISADLAKGETHHLITTMPGVLGFLGNTSGNSKIPVPLRQSEINRILGKVEDAVEEVEAPKVSFLKGESVKITDGPFSGFIGTVEEIFDDKKKLNVVVKIFGRSTPVELGYAQVEKES from the coding sequence ATGAGTAATCTGAATTGGTACGTTATCCGGGCTGTGTCTGGTCAAGAAAAGAAGATTAAATCTTATCTTGAAAATGAAATCGTCAGACAGGGCCTTCAAGAAGCTATCCCCGAAATTTTAATTCCGACGGAAAAAATTGTCGAAATGCGTAACGGTAAGAAACGCATTCGTGAGAAGAACTTTTTTCCTGGTTATATCATTATTTCGGCCGATTTGGCAAAAGGAGAAACACATCACCTTATTACGACAATGCCAGGTGTATTGGGTTTTTTGGGAAATACCAGTGGTAACTCAAAAATACCAGTGCCGTTGCGTCAGTCGGAAATCAATCGGATTTTAGGTAAGGTCGAAGATGCGGTAGAGGAAGTTGAAGCGCCGAAAGTAAGTTTCTTGAAAGGCGAGAGTGTTAAAATTACCGATGGACCTTTCAGTGGGTTTATTGGGACAGTAGAAGAAATTTTTGACGACAAGAAGAAGCTCAATGTCGTTGTGAAAATATTCGGGCGTAGTACGCCCGTGGAGTTGGGTTACGCACAAGTCGAAAAAGAAAGCTGA
- the rplK gene encoding 50S ribosomal protein L11: MAKEVAGYVKLQVKGGQANPSPPIGPALGSKGLNIMEFCKQFNGRTQDKMGVILPVVITYYKDKSFEFVIKTPPAPILLLEAAKVKVGSAQPNRKKVGSVSWDQVKTIAETKMPDLNCFTIESAMKMIAGTARSMGITVSGTAPWDN; encoded by the coding sequence ATGGCGAAAGAAGTAGCAGGTTACGTCAAACTGCAAGTGAAAGGTGGCCAAGCCAATCCTTCCCCCCCAATTGGACCAGCACTTGGTTCGAAGGGTTTGAACATCATGGAGTTCTGCAAGCAATTTAACGGTCGTACGCAGGACAAAATGGGTGTAATCTTACCCGTTGTAATTACGTACTACAAAGACAAATCATTTGAATTTGTTATCAAAACTCCACCAGCACCAATCTTGCTTTTGGAGGCTGCAAAAGTGAAAGTTGGTTCTGCTCAACCTAACCGTAAGAAAGTTGGTTCAGTGAGCTGGGATCAAGTAAAAACGATTGCTGAAACAAAGATGCCAGATTTGAACTGCTTTACGATAGAATCCGCAATGAAGATGATTGCAGGTACAGCACGTAGTATGGGGATTACAGTATCAGGTACAGCCCCTTGGGATAACTAA